From the genome of Deinococcus sp. AJ005, one region includes:
- a CDS encoding chorismate-binding protein gives MTPALPLLSPADVLLRLRAADAPGVALLESLGPAVLYGRYSFLSAWPTRVQSSLPERPSGNTIFPAWLGGLKYEAAQESGLDTHPAHGEAGWWGFYPSGLVWDRHAGTLEIVGEPHVDWEALLAAHPAPLPTLNVSEFGADDVDYPAGVRAIQELIRAGEVYQVNLSRGVRAQATGDPLAAYLRLRELNPSPFMAFLDMGSEVVVSCSPERLVDWAGGEVSARPIAGTRRRGQTPAEDAALEAELRASPKEVAEHLMLVDLVRHDLGRVAAAGSVYVPELMLVERYSHVMHLVSEVRGGAADDLTLRDLLAATFPGGTITGAPKQRVMTAIRDHEPGPRGWYTGSMGIIGGARIDLNILIRTAAFTRLEDGWEVEVRAGGGTVIDSDPQHESEETVHKAQALLSALAGVPGRPAQPPAPPTPGCVWTPPTASSTPGQGLRVHLLDNRDSFTWNLVHDLRALGAVVMVFSRDAKVSEILKDNPDAVLTGPGPGTPDSSDPTLGLTRECLRLGLPLLGVCLGHQALGQVLGGTVERAAPVHGCPEAVQHGGEGLFEGILPAAEFGRYHSLVVRGLPPEYITATGAGGEIMALAVPNKPAWGVQFHPESVLSPSGRVLLGNWLRLSREWNAQAAERGREV, from the coding sequence GTGACCCCGGCCCTGCCCCTCCTCTCGCCCGCCGACGTGCTGCTGCGCCTGCGGGCAGCGGACGCGCCGGGCGTAGCCCTGCTGGAATCGCTGGGACCTGCCGTGCTCTATGGCCGATATTCGTTTCTCAGCGCGTGGCCGACGCGGGTGCAGTCCAGCCTGCCGGAGCGTCCCAGTGGCAACACTATTTTTCCCGCGTGGCTGGGCGGCCTGAAATATGAGGCGGCGCAGGAATCCGGTTTGGACACGCATCCGGCGCATGGTGAGGCCGGGTGGTGGGGTTTTTACCCCTCAGGGCTGGTCTGGGACCGCCATGCCGGAACGCTGGAAATCGTGGGGGAGCCACATGTGGACTGGGAAGCGTTGCTGGCCGCCCACCCGGCTCCTCTGCCGACGCTGAACGTCAGTGAATTCGGCGCCGATGACGTGGACTATCCGGCAGGCGTGCGCGCCATTCAGGAACTGATCCGGGCCGGCGAGGTCTATCAGGTCAATCTCTCGCGGGGGGTGCGGGCGCAGGCGACGGGCGATCCGCTGGCGGCGTACCTGCGGCTGCGGGAGCTGAATCCCAGCCCGTTCATGGCCTTCCTGGACATGGGTTCAGAGGTGGTGGTGTCGTGTAGCCCCGAGCGGCTGGTGGACTGGGCTGGGGGCGAAGTTTCGGCCCGCCCGATTGCGGGAACGCGGCGGCGCGGCCAGACCCCTGCGGAGGACGCCGCGCTGGAGGCCGAACTGCGCGCTAGCCCCAAGGAGGTGGCCGAACACCTGATGCTGGTGGATCTGGTGCGCCATGACCTGGGCCGGGTGGCGGCAGCGGGCAGTGTGTATGTGCCAGAGCTGATGCTGGTGGAGCGCTACAGCCATGTCATGCATCTGGTTTCGGAGGTTCGGGGCGGTGCGGCAGATGACCTGACGTTGCGCGATCTGCTGGCCGCCACCTTTCCAGGCGGGACCATCACGGGCGCACCCAAACAGCGGGTGATGACCGCCATCCGGGATCACGAGCCGGGACCGCGCGGCTGGTACACCGGCAGCATGGGCATCATCGGCGGCGCACGGATAGACCTGAATATTCTGATCCGCACGGCAGCCTTCACGCGCCTGGAAGACGGCTGGGAGGTGGAGGTTCGCGCAGGCGGCGGCACGGTCATTGACTCGGACCCTCAGCATGAATCGGAGGAGACCGTGCATAAGGCCCAGGCCCTTTTAAGTGCGCTGGCCGGTGTGCCGGGCCGCCCAGCCCAGCCGCCCGCACCGCCCACGCCGGGCTGTGTGTGGACGCCTCCAACTGCGTCCAGCACACCGGGTCAGGGTTTGCGGGTGCATCTGCTGGACAACCGCGATTCGTTTACCTGGAATCTGGTTCATGATCTGCGGGCGCTGGGCGCGGTAGTCATGGTCTTTTCCCGAGATGCGAAGGTTTCAGAAATCCTGAAAGACAACCCCGACGCCGTGCTGACCGGGCCGGGGCCGGGAACGCCAGACAGCAGTGATCCCACCTTGGGGCTGACCCGCGAGTGTCTGCGCCTCGGCCTGCCGCTGCTGGGTGTGTGCCTGGGCCATCAGGCGCTGGGGCAGGTGCTGGGCGGCACGGTGGAGCGGGCCGCGCCCGTACATGGCTGCCCGGAAGCGGTGCAGCACGGCGGCGAGGGACTCTTTGAAGGCATACTGCCCGCCGCAGAATTCGGGCGCTATCACTCGCTGGTGGTGCGGGGTCTGCCGCCTGAATACATCACAGCTACGGGCGCGGGCGGCGAGATCATGGCGCTGGCTGTTCCCAATAAACCCGCCTGGGGCGTGCAATTCCATCCCGAGAGCGTGCTGAGTCCGTCAGGCCGGGTGCTGCTGGGCAACTGGCTGCGGCTGAGCCGAGAGTGGAACGCGCAGGCAGCGGAGCGGGGGCGGGAGGTTTGA
- a CDS encoding RrF2 family transcriptional regulator, translating to MWVSTKAQYGLRAMIEIGRQGGAAVPLKDVSERQGLSQHYLEQIASNLRRAGFIRSIRGAHGGYRLARPAAEINAYDVVTALEGSIAPVQCVEDDHTCESQNVCGTQDLWFRVDAALRDVLGGTTLADLIEQSDRQQHSRLVQIEGSYTGSAGS from the coding sequence ATGTGGGTGTCTACCAAAGCTCAGTACGGCCTGCGCGCCATGATCGAGATCGGACGGCAGGGGGGCGCTGCCGTGCCTCTCAAGGACGTATCCGAGCGCCAGGGCCTGAGCCAGCATTATTTGGAGCAGATCGCCAGCAACCTGCGCCGCGCCGGGTTCATCCGCAGCATTCGGGGGGCGCACGGCGGCTACCGGCTGGCGCGTCCGGCAGCAGAGATCAACGCCTACGACGTGGTCACCGCCCTGGAGGGCAGTATCGCCCCGGTGCAGTGCGTGGAGGATGACCACACCTGCGAGAGCCAGAACGTCTGCGGCACGCAGGACCTGTGGTTTCGGGTGGACGCCGCACTGCGTGACGTGCTGGGCGGCACCACGCTGGCGGACCTGATCGAACAGAGTGACCGCCAGCAGCACTCGCGTCTGGTGCAGATCGAGGGCAGTTACACAGGCTCAGCCGGGTCTTGA
- a CDS encoding quinone-dependent dihydroorotate dehydrogenase, whose product MYRRLARPLLFRLDAEDAHHLTLSLLEVASKVPVWPGLARAVTSPDAALGQIVFRHSFASPIGLAAGLDKNAVAVPAFAALGFGFLEVGTVTPRPQPGNERPRLFRLLEDEALINRMGFNNAGADALHARLSALPPQSAPIWVNIGKNKDTPNEESAGDYLKCVHALQDVADAFVINVSSPNTPGLRALQAADGLGELVRAVLDATEAGRVRTLRRPPVLVKLAPDLHPADFEASVGAVQDAGAHGLIVSNTTLSRDGLFSEKAGETGGLSGRPLTQKSTALVRDAYRLTNGKLPIVGVGGIFSAADAHAKLRAGASLLEVYSALVYEGPGLVRRLNRGLADLLARDGVANVAEIIGVDAR is encoded by the coding sequence ATGTATCGCCGCCTTGCCCGCCCGCTGCTGTTCCGTCTGGACGCCGAAGACGCCCACCACCTGACCCTGAGCTTGCTGGAAGTGGCCTCGAAGGTTCCGGTCTGGCCTGGGCTGGCCCGCGCCGTCACGTCACCTGACGCGGCGCTGGGGCAAATCGTCTTCAGGCACTCCTTCGCCTCCCCCATCGGGCTGGCGGCTGGGCTGGACAAGAACGCGGTGGCCGTGCCTGCCTTCGCAGCGCTGGGCTTCGGCTTTCTGGAAGTCGGCACGGTCACGCCCCGGCCCCAGCCAGGAAACGAGCGGCCCCGCCTCTTCCGGCTGCTGGAAGACGAGGCGCTGATCAACCGCATGGGCTTCAACAATGCCGGGGCAGACGCGCTGCACGCCCGCCTGAGCGCGCTGCCCCCGCAGTCCGCACCCATCTGGGTCAATATCGGCAAAAACAAGGACACCCCCAACGAGGAATCTGCTGGGGACTACCTGAAGTGCGTGCATGCCTTGCAGGACGTGGCCGACGCCTTCGTGATCAATGTCAGCAGCCCCAATACCCCCGGCCTGCGTGCCCTGCAAGCGGCAGATGGTCTGGGCGAACTGGTCCGCGCCGTGCTGGACGCTACCGAGGCGGGCCGGGTCCGCACCCTGCGCCGCCCCCCCGTGCTGGTCAAGCTGGCCCCGGACCTGCATCCCGCCGACTTCGAGGCCAGTGTGGGAGCCGTGCAGGACGCAGGCGCACATGGCCTGATCGTCAGCAACACGACACTGAGCCGGGATGGTCTGTTCAGCGAGAAGGCGGGTGAAACGGGTGGCTTGAGCGGACGCCCTTTGACGCAGAAGTCCACCGCTTTGGTCCGCGATGCGTACCGCCTGACCAACGGCAAGCTGCCCATCGTGGGCGTGGGCGGCATTTTCAGTGCTGCCGACGCCCACGCCAAACTGCGCGCCGGGGCCAGTCTGCTGGAAGTCTACAGCGCCCTGGTCTACGAGGGGCCAGGGCTGGTACGTCGTCTGAACCGGGGGCTGGCCGATCTGCTGGCCCGCGACGGCGTGGCAAACGTGGCCGAGATCATCGGCGTGGACGCCCGCTGA
- a CDS encoding metallophosphoesterase: MRVAVLSDIHGNAFALEAVLADIRAASPDLIFNLGDQIEGSADPARAAALQAELGAIEVRGNNEEKLWPGGRRAKISKEIGAWLATQMDAAALARLAALPLTAHALDGRLFACHGTPTSAWDMLLWHWEDEPERGPGAGYYRARDPRELRAIVEPLNAEVVLCGHTHRPGTTRVGDTLVVNTGSVSDQVDGDPRARWTLLEERGGHWAADFRTVDFDIEAAVRWSQTHSPFGEFEAMLLRSGEMVGRGG, encoded by the coding sequence GTGCGGGTTGCCGTCCTAAGCGACATTCATGGCAACGCCTTCGCGCTGGAGGCGGTGCTGGCGGACATCCGCGCCGCGTCGCCCGACTTGATCTTCAACCTGGGAGACCAGATCGAGGGCAGTGCTGATCCGGCCCGCGCCGCCGCCTTGCAGGCCGAACTGGGAGCCATAGAGGTACGCGGCAACAACGAGGAAAAACTGTGGCCGGGGGGACGCCGCGCAAAGATTTCAAAGGAGATCGGCGCGTGGCTGGCGACGCAGATGGACGCCGCCGCTCTCGCCCGCCTCGCCGCCCTGCCGCTGACGGCGCACGCGCTGGATGGGCGGCTCTTCGCCTGCCACGGCACGCCCACGAGCGCCTGGGACATGCTGCTGTGGCACTGGGAAGACGAGCCGGAGCGTGGGCCAGGAGCCGGGTATTACCGCGCCCGTGATCCCCGCGAACTGCGCGCCATCGTCGAACCGCTGAACGCCGAAGTCGTGCTGTGCGGCCATACCCACCGCCCCGGCACAACCCGCGTGGGCGACACATTGGTGGTGAACACTGGCTCGGTCAGCGATCAGGTGGACGGCGATCCGCGTGCCCGCTGGACGCTGCTGGAAGAACGTGGCGGACACTGGGCAGCGGATTTCCGTACCGTGGATTTCGACATCGAGGCTGCCGTACGCTGGTCCCAAACGCATTCCCCCTTCGGAGAGTTCGAGGCCATGCTGCTGCGAAGCGGCGAAATGGTGGGGCGCGGCGGCTAG
- a CDS encoding aminopeptidase — protein MSLTFEEKLQNYARLAVRVGLGLREGQRVLIQAPVDTAPLARAVVREAYAAGASFVDVRWDDDDVQLSRFELAPDGTFDTLSKWRVDAEIETAEAGGAVLAIRATNPNLLGGVDAERVATHQKALAAYRRPYTEQVMTNRLNWNLISAPIPGWAELMFPDSNADEAVEKQWDAIFAATRADQSDPVEAWQEHLANLKRRREVLNAKQYAALHFKGGETDLTVGLADDHLWGGGAADTPSGITFTANIPTEEVWTAPHRERVDGVVVSTKPLSYNGTLLDGIRIEFRDGRITNATADKGQTTLEKMIDTDEGSHRLGEVALVPHSSPISRSGLFFFNTLYDENAASHIAIGNAYRFNVAGGVDMNVGDFNARGGNDSLTHVDWMIGSGEMDVDGILKDGSREPVMRAGEFVI, from the coding sequence ATGAGTCTGACATTCGAGGAGAAGTTGCAGAATTACGCACGGCTGGCCGTCCGCGTCGGCCTGGGCCTGCGCGAGGGTCAGCGCGTGCTGATTCAGGCCCCGGTAGACACCGCGCCCCTGGCCCGCGCCGTGGTGCGCGAGGCGTATGCGGCGGGCGCGTCTTTCGTGGACGTGCGCTGGGACGACGATGACGTTCAGTTGTCCCGCTTCGAGCTAGCCCCAGACGGCACCTTTGACACCCTGAGCAAGTGGCGGGTGGACGCCGAGATCGAGACGGCAGAGGCGGGCGGCGCAGTCCTCGCCATCCGGGCCACCAATCCCAACCTGCTGGGCGGGGTGGACGCCGAGCGCGTGGCGACGCACCAGAAGGCGCTGGCAGCCTACCGCAGGCCCTACACCGAGCAGGTCATGACCAACCGCCTGAACTGGAACCTGATTAGCGCCCCGATCCCTGGCTGGGCCGAATTGATGTTCCCCGATTCAAATGCCGATGAAGCCGTGGAGAAGCAGTGGGACGCCATCTTTGCCGCCACCCGTGCCGATCAGTCCGATCCGGTAGAAGCGTGGCAGGAGCATCTGGCGAACCTCAAACGTCGTCGCGAGGTGCTGAACGCCAAGCAATACGCTGCGCTGCACTTCAAAGGTGGCGAGACGGACCTGACCGTGGGCTTGGCCGATGACCACCTATGGGGCGGCGGCGCGGCGGACACCCCCAGCGGCATCACCTTCACCGCCAATATTCCCACCGAGGAAGTCTGGACGGCCCCGCACCGTGAGCGCGTGGATGGCGTGGTGGTCAGCACCAAGCCGCTGTCCTACAACGGCACGCTGCTGGACGGCATCCGCATCGAGTTCAGGGATGGGCGCATTACGAACGCCACTGCCGATAAGGGGCAGACCACCCTCGAAAAAATGATCGACACCGACGAGGGCAGCCACCGCCTGGGCGAGGTGGCGCTGGTGCCGCATAGCAGCCCGATCTCCAGATCTGGTCTGTTCTTCTTCAACACCCTGTACGACGAGAACGCGGCCAGCCACATCGCCATTGGCAACGCCTACCGCTTCAACGTGGCGGGCGGCGTGGACATGAACGTGGGGGATTTCAACGCCAGGGGTGGCAACGACAGCCTGACCCATGTGGACTGGATGATCGGCAGCGGAGAGATGGATGTGGACGGCATCCTGAAGGACGGCAGCCGCGAGCCAGTGATGAGGGCGGGCGAATTCGTGATCTGA
- the rpmF gene encoding 50S ribosomal protein L32 — protein sequence MAKHPVPKKKTSRSKRDMRRSHHALAVPNLSECPHCHAKKLSHHICPSCGYYDGRQVLAV from the coding sequence ATGGCTAAACATCCCGTTCCCAAGAAGAAGACCAGCAGAAGCAAGCGCGACATGCGCCGCAGTCACCACGCGCTGGCCGTGCCCAACCTGTCCGAGTGCCCCCACTGCCACGCCAAGAAGCTCTCGCACCACATCTGCCCCAGTTGCGGTTATTACGATGGCCGTCAGGTGCTGGCCGTCTAA
- the cobA gene encoding uroporphyrinogen-III C-methyltransferase, producing MTQASTSSRAFVSLIGAGPGDPGLLTLRGQHALQNADVVLFDYLANPELLRWCPDARTIYVGKKGFSEYITQEQINALIVNTAQQNGGQRVARLKGGDVFVFGRGGEEAEACAHAGVPFEIVPGVTSAIAAPAYAGIPVTHRDVARSFAVLTGNTREGGAHYERLSGVDTLLLLMGVRNLDTIAAELIASGRDPQTPAATVQWGSTHQQRVATGTLETIAQAVKDAGLEAPAVTVVGEVVKLRDKLRWFDNAPTFGGPLSGKTVAVTRTRDGSSALSDVLRARGAAVLEVPLIRFEAASDGGGAALSALRDFRGWLLLTSNQAVTALFSLLDGAELDARALAHVRIAAVGPSTARSLAERGLRADFVPSTPGARHLGAELPTDGGEATLHLTSQLAEDELQRALELRDIGYARAELYRTEAAAPDENKLERLKNAAVLTLASGSAARHLAKLADADFDPLNMPVAAMGPQTADAARDAGFTRVTVAETASLEALADAAERAMGGEQ from the coding sequence ATGACTCAGGCTTCAACTTCCTCGCGCGCTTTCGTTTCCCTGATCGGGGCCGGGCCGGGCGATCCCGGACTGCTGACCCTGCGCGGCCAGCACGCTCTCCAGAACGCCGATGTGGTGCTGTTCGACTACCTCGCCAACCCCGAACTGCTGCGCTGGTGCCCGGATGCCCGAACCATCTACGTGGGCAAGAAGGGTTTTTCGGAGTACATCACCCAGGAGCAGATCAACGCGCTGATCGTGAACACGGCGCAGCAAAACGGCGGCCAGCGCGTGGCCCGCCTCAAGGGTGGCGATGTCTTCGTCTTCGGGCGCGGCGGCGAGGAAGCCGAGGCGTGCGCCCATGCGGGCGTGCCCTTTGAGATCGTCCCCGGCGTGACCAGCGCCATTGCCGCCCCCGCATACGCCGGAATTCCAGTCACGCACCGCGACGTGGCGCGTTCCTTCGCCGTCCTGACCGGCAACACCCGTGAGGGCGGCGCGCACTACGAGCGGCTGTCAGGGGTGGATACCCTGCTGCTGCTGATGGGCGTGCGGAATCTGGACACCATTGCCGCCGAGCTGATCGCCTCCGGGCGTGACCCGCAGACCCCTGCCGCCACCGTCCAGTGGGGCAGCACCCACCAGCAGCGCGTGGCGACGGGCACGCTGGAAACCATTGCTCAGGCGGTGAAGGATGCTGGCCTGGAAGCCCCCGCCGTCACCGTGGTGGGCGAGGTGGTCAAGCTGCGCGACAAGTTGCGCTGGTTCGATAATGCCCCCACCTTCGGCGGCCCCCTGAGCGGCAAGACGGTGGCTGTGACCCGCACCCGCGACGGCTCCAGCGCCCTCTCGGACGTGTTGCGGGCACGTGGCGCAGCGGTGCTGGAAGTGCCGCTGATCCGCTTCGAGGCGGCCTCCGATGGGGGAGGGGCGGCTCTGAGCGCCCTGCGCGACTTCAGGGGCTGGCTGCTACTGACCAGCAATCAGGCCGTGACGGCGCTGTTCTCGTTGCTGGACGGCGCTGAGCTGGATGCCCGCGCCCTGGCGCATGTCAGGATTGCCGCCGTCGGCCCCAGCACGGCCCGCAGTCTGGCCGAGCGTGGCCTGCGCGCCGACTTTGTGCCGTCTACCCCCGGCGCACGCCACCTGGGCGCGGAGTTGCCTACTGATGGGGGAGAGGCCACCCTGCACCTGACCTCCCAACTGGCCGAGGACGAGTTGCAACGGGCTTTGGAGTTGCGGGATATCGGCTATGCGCGGGCCGAGTTGTATCGCACGGAAGCCGCCGCACCGGACGAGAATAAGCTGGAGCGCCTGAAGAACGCCGCCGTCCTGACCCTGGCCTCTGGCAGTGCAGCCCGCCATCTGGCGAAGCTGGCAGATGCGGACTTCGATCCGCTGAACATGCCTGTCGCTGCGATGGGGCCGCAGACTGCCGACGCCGCCCGCGATGCCGGCTTCACGCGCGTGACCGTGGCGGAAACGGCCAGCCTGGAAGCCCTGGCGGACGCGGCAGAGCGGGCGATGGGCGGCGAGCAGTGA
- a CDS encoding GNAT family N-acetyltransferase: MNTDVLTRLAHGEATAHARYGRTGRAARFGPLVAVHAGPNLPLNIAWYDGTRLPTPEELAEFEAFCTEQDQPATIHLLSAFAAAGLPLLTARGYVLDYVLHAYVHGLAHLPEQSLTQIRTEEAEAWATLAARGFGPGAEEIMSLVAHAPGTQLFVADVDGLPAATAALSAVEGVAAFHGTATLPEFRGRGVQSALLAHRLRIAAQAGADLASVFVTPGTGSERNVERAGFRLVGARLTLTRRE; this comes from the coding sequence ATGAATACAGACGTTTTAACCCGGCTGGCACATGGAGAGGCCACAGCGCACGCCCGGTATGGGCGCACAGGCAGGGCAGCGCGGTTTGGCCCGCTAGTAGCCGTTCACGCCGGGCCAAATCTGCCCCTGAACATCGCCTGGTATGACGGCACGCGCCTGCCCACGCCAGAGGAATTGGCCGAGTTTGAGGCGTTCTGTACGGAGCAGGATCAGCCCGCCACCATCCACCTGCTCTCGGCCTTCGCCGCCGCCGGGCTGCCGCTGCTGACTGCGCGCGGCTACGTGCTAGATTACGTGTTACACGCCTACGTTCACGGTCTGGCCCATCTCCCCGAGCAATCTCTGACCCAGATTCGGACGGAAGAGGCCGAAGCCTGGGCCACTCTGGCCGCGCGGGGTTTCGGCCCGGGAGCCGAAGAGATCATGTCGTTGGTGGCACACGCGCCGGGAACGCAGCTCTTCGTCGCAGATGTGGACGGTCTACCTGCCGCGACTGCCGCCCTCAGCGCCGTAGAGGGCGTCGCCGCCTTTCACGGCACGGCCACACTGCCCGAATTTCGGGGGCGCGGGGTGCAATCCGCGCTGCTGGCCCACCGCCTGAGGATCGCGGCGCAGGCCGGGGCAGATCTCGCCAGCGTGTTCGTCACACCGGGCACAGGCAGCGAACGCAACGTGGAACGGGCCGGATTCAGGCTGGTGGGCGCGCGGTTGACGCTGACACGGCGGGAATGA
- a CDS encoding peroxiredoxin-like family protein, translating to MLLPVLQAVSQVAAKDSPTVLNLSFADQQLNTALRLMQGQIVGLRSSVLPPWSVSLIALGVHPATIAEAQQVGGNLQGALAFLLDRGYLGRTQLDMAAQERALSALLPLAWQTSMTSSAPWTDAPAELPLNSTQTRQAVEAAERHAALLTREERSLKPSSRFAANPLSVPALLGDDGKERVYHAAMRGLSLGEMSQRTPQRWDTLTQTVSRLLREGALRPQNAAAPREVADALKAGQAAPDFCLPDLAGGELRLSALRGQPVWLVFNRQSTCAMCNPHHAKIITMHERLRERGVQIVSVWGSPLEDLSDGIGRQRPPYPVLADPKDETYDRYGLRMSLKGTLDPRNLSTMIQGFRMMGASALKDDGELLRMPAEFLIGADGVIETAHYNSYGSDWLPLERVLSWADQQKPASSKLN from the coding sequence ATGTTGCTCCCCGTGTTGCAAGCCGTGTCTCAGGTGGCCGCGAAAGACAGCCCCACCGTTTTGAACCTCTCGTTTGCCGATCAGCAGTTGAATACGGCCCTGCGGCTGATGCAGGGGCAGATCGTGGGGCTGCGCAGCAGTGTGTTGCCGCCCTGGAGCGTGTCCCTGATCGCGCTGGGCGTGCATCCGGCCACGATTGCCGAGGCGCAGCAGGTGGGGGGGAATTTGCAGGGCGCGCTGGCCTTCCTGCTGGACCGGGGATATCTGGGCCGCACGCAACTGGACATGGCGGCGCAGGAGCGTGCTCTCTCGGCGCTGCTGCCGCTGGCGTGGCAGACCAGCATGACCAGTTCGGCCCCGTGGACCGATGCCCCCGCCGAACTGCCCCTGAACAGCACCCAGACGCGTCAGGCCGTCGAAGCCGCCGAGCGTCATGCGGCCCTGCTCACTCGGGAGGAGCGTTCTCTCAAACCCTCTTCCCGTTTTGCGGCGAATCCTCTCTCGGTCCCGGCGCTGCTGGGAGACGACGGCAAGGAGCGCGTCTACCACGCGGCCATGCGCGGCCTGAGCCTGGGGGAAATGTCGCAGCGGACGCCGCAACGCTGGGACACCCTGACACAGACCGTGAGCCGCCTGCTGCGTGAGGGAGCGCTGCGCCCTCAGAACGCTGCCGCGCCGCGTGAGGTGGCCGACGCGCTGAAGGCCGGGCAGGCTGCGCCGGACTTCTGTCTGCCGGATCTGGCTGGGGGCGAGCTGCGCCTGAGCGCGCTTCGCGGCCAGCCGGTGTGGCTGGTGTTCAACCGCCAGAGTACCTGCGCCATGTGCAACCCACATCATGCCAAGATCATTACCATGCATGAGCGCCTGCGTGAGCGCGGCGTGCAGATCGTGTCGGTGTGGGGCAGCCCGCTGGAAGACCTCTCGGACGGGATTGGCAGGCAGCGTCCGCCCTACCCGGTGCTGGCCGATCCCAAAGACGAAACCTATGATCGCTACGGCCTGCGGATGAGCCTTAAAGGCACGCTGGACCCCCGCAACCTGTCCACCATGATCCAGGGCTTCCGCATGATGGGTGCCAGCGCCCTCAAGGACGACGGCGAACTGCTGCGGATGCCCGCCGAGTTCCTGATCGGTGCGGACGGTGTGATCGAGACCGCGCACTACAACAGCTACGGCAGCGACTGGCTGCCGCTGGAGCGGGTGCTGTCCTGGGCAGACCAGCAAAAGCCAGCATCGAGTAAGCTCAACTGA
- a CDS encoding NUDIX hydrolase, producing the protein MNYVRDLRALIGHAPVNWVGVCALVLNTENEVLLQRRTDTGGWGTPGGIAELGEPLPETLRRELWEEASITPLNPEFLTVISGPQTYQKLPNGDEFYQVVAVYVVREWHGVPVPDGEEGSELRFFRLDHLPVSLGPVDGEVLRLLRGR; encoded by the coding sequence ATGAATTATGTCCGCGATCTCCGCGCGCTGATCGGTCATGCGCCAGTCAACTGGGTGGGCGTCTGTGCGCTGGTCCTGAACACCGAAAATGAAGTCCTGTTGCAACGCCGCACCGATACTGGCGGCTGGGGCACCCCCGGCGGCATCGCGGAACTGGGCGAGCCGCTCCCCGAAACCCTGCGCCGCGAACTGTGGGAGGAGGCGAGCATCACCCCGCTCAACCCTGAGTTCCTGACGGTTATCAGCGGGCCGCAGACCTATCAGAAGCTTCCCAACGGGGACGAGTTCTATCAGGTGGTGGCCGTCTACGTGGTCCGCGAATGGCATGGCGTTCCTGTCCCAGATGGCGAGGAAGGCAGTGAACTTCGTTTCTTTCGTCTGGACCATCTGCCCGTCTCGCTTGGCCCGGTGGACGGCGAGGTGCTGAGGCTTCTGCGGGGGCGCTGA
- a CDS encoding NUDIX hydrolase, protein MSTIDYVAGLRRVIGTRPVNFVGAAGIIVNGDGELLLLRRAGAENWGLVAGISELGESLSETLRREALEETGLRIGAVELLEMLSPVALAQVANGDQFYSYTALFRVTDWSGTPVPDCMEIAEARFFSLNDLPPLNRLGHKAQAWLA, encoded by the coding sequence GTGAGTACAATCGATTACGTGGCTGGGCTGCGGCGGGTCATCGGTACGCGGCCCGTCAACTTCGTGGGCGCGGCGGGCATCATCGTCAACGGAGACGGCGAACTACTGTTACTGCGGCGGGCAGGAGCGGAGAACTGGGGACTGGTCGCAGGCATCAGCGAACTGGGCGAGTCGCTCTCTGAAACGCTCCGGCGCGAGGCTCTGGAGGAAACAGGGCTGAGGATCGGCGCGGTGGAATTGCTGGAAATGCTCAGTCCTGTCGCGCTGGCCCAGGTGGCGAACGGCGATCAGTTCTACAGCTACACCGCCCTGTTTCGCGTGACCGACTGGAGCGGAACACCTGTGCCGGACTGTATGGAGATCGCTGAGGCGCGTTTCTTTTCATTGAATGATCTGCCGCCCCTGAATCGACTGGGCCACAAAGCTCAGGCGTGGCTGGCATGA